The genomic DNA CTGGCCGAGGAGACGCGGAGCAGGCTGCGCGCGATCCTGCGCCCCGACGCGTCGCTCGCGAACCCCGTGGACATGGTCGCCTCCGCCGGGCCGCAGCAGTTCCGGCAGTGCCTCGAGATCCTGCTCGACGACCCGAACATCGACACCGTGATGACGATCACCGTCACGCCGCCGCTCTTCTGCGGCGTCTACGAGACGATCCTCGAAATGCTGCCGGCGTTCCGCGCGGCGAAGAAGACGGCGATCGCCGTGGCGATGGCCGCCGAGGAGTTCTACGGCCGCGCCCGCACGATCGAAGGGCTGCCGCCGGTCTTCCATCAGCCGGAGGACGCCGCGAAGGCGCTCGCCCGCGTCGTCGCCTACGCCGAGCGCCGCCGCCTGCCGCAGCGCACGGTGCGGACGATCGCCCAGGACGACGCGGCGATCGCGAAGCTGCTGGCCAAGCAGAGCGCGCGGGGCGGCGGCTACCTCCCGGCCGACGACACCTTCCGCGTGCTCGAGGCGGCCGGCCTGCGCGTCGCGCCGTGGGCGCTCGTGGACACGCCGCAGGACGCCGTGCGCGAGGCGCGGCGGATCGGCTACCCGGTGGTGCTCAAGGCGAACGGCGAGGCGATCGTCCACAAGTCGGACATCGGCGGCGTGGCGTTGAACATCAAGGACGACGCGGCGCTCGAGCAGGCGATCGCGACGATGCGCGCCAAGCTCGCCGCGGCCGGCCACGCGCCGGACACCTGGAACCTCTTCCTGCAGGCCTTCCGGCCGGGCGGGCGCGAGGTGATTATCGGCTCCAGCCGCGACGACTCCTACGGGCCGCTGGTGATGTTCGGCCTCGGCGGGACGTTCGTGGAGGTGCTCAAGGACGTGAAGTTCGGTCTGACGCCGACGGCGCGCGAGGACGCCGAGGAGATGGTCCGCTCGATCCGCGCGATCAAGATCCTCACCGGCGCGCGCGGCCAGGCCGGCGTGGACCTCGACCCGGCGATCGAGGCGATCGAGATAGTGGCCCGGCTGGTCCGCGAGCACTCCTCGATCGTCGAGCTCGACGTCAACCCGCTGCTCCTCTACCCCGAGAAGGGGAAGGCGATCGCGGTGGACGCCCGGATCCGCGTCAAGTAGCGGACGCCGCACCCTTCACGCGAAAGGGCCGCCCGCGGGCGGCCCTTTCCATTTCGCGCGGCCCCGCGCGGCGC from bacterium includes the following:
- a CDS encoding acetate--CoA ligase family protein yields the protein MAPSLDPLLRPRTIAVIGATSRKESLGGKITARLFDAGFTGRVYLVNPKQESVRSTRCYKSVLDVPEKIDLALIIVPLAGVLQAVAECLKHGAKAICIITAGFGEIGAEGKALQEKLAAMCREAGARLLGPNCMGAVNNSPAVALDSTFSPSPTLSGPLGFASQSGSLGCAVINLCEERGIGFSQFVSIGNKVDVNENDLLEAWENDDEVPVITLYLESFADADQFLEIARRITPKKPIVLVKAGKTAAGAKAASSHTGALSAGDTGAEALCRQAGVIRADSIGEMLDAALILSRCPLPEGRRVAVLTNAGGPGILAADALAENGLELPPLAEETRSRLRAILRPDASLANPVDMVASAGPQQFRQCLEILLDDPNIDTVMTITVTPPLFCGVYETILEMLPAFRAAKKTAIAVAMAAEEFYGRARTIEGLPPVFHQPEDAAKALARVVAYAERRRLPQRTVRTIAQDDAAIAKLLAKQSARGGGYLPADDTFRVLEAAGLRVAPWALVDTPQDAVREARRIGYPVVLKANGEAIVHKSDIGGVALNIKDDAALEQAIATMRAKLAAAGHAPDTWNLFLQAFRPGGREVIIGSSRDDSYGPLVMFGLGGTFVEVLKDVKFGLTPTAREDAEEMVRSIRAIKILTGARGQAGVDLDPAIEAIEIVARLVREHSSIVELDVNPLLLYPEKGKAIAVDARIRVK